AGGAGGTACGCCGCGGCCCGCTCGGCGACCTGGTCACGTGGGCGGCCGACGGCATCCGCGGCGAGGTGACGATCGTCGTCGCCGGCGCCGACCCCGCAGCAGCCGTGGCGACCGATCCCGCGAGCCTGCGCGCTGCCGTGGCCGGGCTCGAGGAGTCCGGCATGCGGCGCAAGGACGCGATCGCCGCGGTCGCCGTACAGGCTGGGATCCCGAAACGCGACGTCTACCAGGTGGTGCACATCGATGACTGACAAGCCCGACACGATCTCGGGGACCGGGCGGATCACGACGGTCCGACGCGACTCCCTCACCTTCGACGTGTACGACGACGGTCCGGCCGACGGCGAGGTCGTGGTCCTGCTCCACGGGTTCCCCGAGCGGGCCAGCTCGTGGCGGCTGGTCGCACCGCAGCTGCACGACGCGGGCTACCGCACGCTGGCGATCGACCAGCGCGGCTACTCGCGCGGTGCCCGGCCGAAGCGGCGCCGTGACTACCGGATCGAGGAGCTGGTCGCCGACGTGATGGCGCTGGTCGACGCGGCGGTCGGTCCCGAGGGACGGGTGCACGTGGTGGGCCACGACTGGGGCGCCGTCGTCGCCTGGGGCGTCGCGCAGCAGCACCCCGACCGCGTCGCGACCCTCACCGCCGTGTCGGTGCCGCACCCGATGTCCTTCGTGACGGCGATGGCGCGCTCGGGACAGGTGCTGAAGTCCTGGTACATGCTCGCCTTCCAGGTGCCCATGATCCCCGAGCTGGTCGTGGGCCGGCTCGGCAAGGCGTCGGACCGCCAGCTGGCGGCGTCGGGCATGACGCGCGAGGACCTCGACCGCGTGCAGCGCGAGATCGTCGACGACGGTGCGCTGCCCGGCGCGCTCGGCTGGTACCGGGCCCTGCCGCTCAACAAGCCCCGCGACATGCGGTTGAAGGTGTCGGTCCCGACGACGCTGGTGTGGAGCGACGGTGACATCGCCGTCGGCCGCTGGAGCGCGGAGAACAACCACCGCTGGGTGGAGGGTCCCTACCGCCTCGTCGAGCTGAAGGGCGTCTCGCACTGGATCCCGACGCAGGCGCCGGACGAGCTGGCTGAGGCGATCCTCGACCGGCTGGGCTCGGCCAGCACCCGGTCGTGAGCGCCCGGTCGTGAGCGACGAGAGGCCGCCCGCCCCCGAGCCGCTGCCCCATCCGGTCGTCGACAACCACTGCCACCTCGACATCGGGCGGGGCGAGCCGGCCCGGGACGCCGGTGAGGCGATCGCGGCAGCAGCCGCCGTCGGCGTACCCCGCATCGTGCAGATCGGCTGCGACCTGCCCGGCGCCCGCTGGGCGGTGGCGGCAGCGGCGGAGCACACCGCGCTGGTCGCCGGCGTCGCGCTCCACCCCAACGAGGCGCCGCGGATCCTCGCCGGTGGTGGCCGGGCGGCGCTCGAGGCGGCGTGGGACGAGATCGAGCAGCTGGCCGGAGCGCACGACAAGGTGCGCGCGGTGGGGGAGACCGGCCTCGACGCGTTCCGCACCGGCGAGGACGGCCGGGCCGTCCAGGTCGAGTCCTTCGCGCGGCACATCGACATCGCCAAGCGCCTCGGCAAGACGCTGGTGATCCACGACCGCGACACCCACGACGAGGTGCTGGAGGTGCTCGACGCCGAGGGCGTGCCCGAGCGCTGGGTGATGCACTGCTTCTCCGGCGACGCCGACTTCGCCCGCGCCTGCCTGGACCGCGGCGCCCACCTGTCCTTCGCCGGGACGGTCACCTTCAAGAACGCCGAGCCCCTGCGCGAGGCCCTCCGCATCGCCCCGCAGGACCGGCTGCTCGTGGAGACCGACGCGCCCTACCTGACGCCGGCGCCGTACCGCGGTCGCACCAACGCGTCGTACCTGGTCCCGGTGACGATGCGGCTCATGGCGGCCGAGCGAGGCGAGGATCTCGGCGAGCTCTGCGCGGCCGTCGACGCGAACACCGAGCGGGCCTTCAGCGGCGGCTGGTGAGCCCTCGCCACTGCTAACAAAAGTTAGCAAACGGCGTGAGACGGGTCACCCGCTGAGCGTGGAGAGGGCTCTCAGGAGTTGCGATCCGCGCTTGCTCTTGTTCTGGTAGATGCGACGGCCGGGATCGGACAGCAGCATCCCGACCAGTTTCTCTCGGGTTCTGGGGGGCCGCTCGCGTGCGGGCACACTCTCCGGGAGGCACTGGTCGACCGAGGCCCGGGGAGTTCGAACATCGGAGAATCGTGCGAGTTGCGCGCCCTCACCTTGCCCAGTCCCTGCGGGGAATCGTCCAGAAGCTGACCGAGAGCCGCGTGGCCCTCGTCGCCACGATCGTCGGGGTCCTCCTCGCGGTCTCCACGGTGACCTATGGCTACACCTCGCTCTCCACCGAGGTCACGCTCGCCGTCGACGGCAAGGAGCGCACCGTCAGCACGTTCGGCGACACCGTCCAGGACGTCCTCGACGCCGAAGGCATCGAGCTCGCCTCCCGTGACGTGGTGCAGCCCAGCGTCGACGAGGAGATCGAGAGCGGCGACCGCATCTCCGTCCGGTACAGCCGGCCGATTGAGCTGACCGTCGACGGCACGACCTCCACCCACTGGGTGACCGCCACCGACGTCGAGGGCGCACTCGCCCAGATCGGCGTCGTGTACGCCGACAGCCGGCTCTCGACCAGCCGTGGCGCGGACATCGACCGCGGCGGCGCCGAGATCGAGGTCATCACCCCGAAGAAGCTCGTCCTCGAGCTCGCCGGCAAGAAGGCCGTCACCCGCACCGTCCCCGCGCTGACCGTCGAGGACGCCCTCGCCGAGGTCGGCGTCGAGCTCGACGAGTTCGACAAGGTCCGGCCCGCCCGTACCGCCAAGGTCGAGGACGGCGACCGCATCGTCTTCACCGACATCGCGCAGCGCAAGCGCCGCGTCGAGGACGAGGTCGTGCCCGCTCCGGTCAAGGAGGTCGAGGACGACTCGATGTACGAGGGCGAGCGCAAGGTCGTCACCGAGGGCGTCGACGGCGTCCGCGACGTGACCTACCGCGTCATCGTCCGCAACGGCGACGTCGTCAAGCGGATCGTGCTGACCCAGGACGTCACCAGGGCGCCGCGCGCCGAGGTCGTCCACGTCGGCACCAAGTCCGTCGCCGCCAACTTCGCCGGTGGCAACACCGTCTGGGACCGCCTCGCGCAGTGCGAGTCGGGCGGCAACTGGGCGATCAACACCGGCAACGGCTACTACGGCGGCCTGCAGTTCAACGTCGGCACGTGGCGTGCCTACGGCGGCACCGGCTACCCGCACCAGGCCTCCCGGGAGACCCAGATCGCGATCGCGACGAAGGTCCGCGATGCGTCCGGCGGCTACGGCGCCTGGCCGGGCTGCGCTGCCTCGCTGGGCCTGCCCCGCTGAGCCACCCGCACCTCCCACCGACGGCGAGCGGACCCCTGGTCCGCTCGCCGTCGGCGTCCCCGCACGGGCGAGCGCGGGCTTCTGCGCCCGCGGGCCCTACGCTTGAGCCCATGACCGAGACCTCAGCGCCGCGCCTGCTCGGCCCGGCCGAGGTCCGCGAGCTCGCCGCGCGGCTGGACCTGCGCCCGACCAAGCAGCGCGGGCAGAACTTCGTGATCGACGCCAACACCGTGCGCCGGATCGTGCGCGAGTCCGGGGTCGTCGACGGCGAGGTCGTCGTCGAGGTCGGGCCCGGGCTCGGCTCATTGACTCTTGCTCTGCTCGAGGTCGGCGCCACGGTCACCGCGATCGAGGTCGACCCGCTGCTGGCGGCCGAGCTGCCCTCGACCATCGCCGCGTTCGCGCCCGCGCAGGCCGACCGGTTCCAGGTCGTGCTCGCGGACGCGCTGACGGTCGACGTCGTACCGGGTCCGGCGCCGCAGGCGCTCGTCGCCAACCTGCCCTACAACGTCTCGGTGCCGGTGCTGCTGCACCTCATGGCGCTCCTGCCGTCGCTCGAGCACGGGCTGGTCATGGTCCAGGCCGAGGTCGCCGACCGGCTGGCCGCCCCACCGGGGTCCAAGACCTACGGCGTGCCGTCCGCCAAGGCCGCGTGGTTCGCGGACGTCCGCCGTGCCGGCGCCATCGGACGCAACGTCTTCTGGCCCGCGCCCAATGTCGACTCCGGGCTGGTCGCGTGGACGCACCACGCGCCCCCGACCGACGAGGTCACCCGCGAGCAGGTGTTCGCGGTCATCGACGCCTCCTTCGCGCAGCGGCGCAAGGCCCTGCGCGGTGCCCTGCGCAACCTGGCCGGTGGGTCGGGACCGGCCGAGGCCGCGCTCCTCGCCGCCGGCATCGACCCGCTGACGCGGGGCGAGGCGCTCGGCATCGACGAGTTCGTCGCGCTGACCATCGCGCTCCAGGAGCACGCCGTGGTGCCGGGCGGCGCCGATGAGTGAGGCGATGGTCGAGCCGACCCACCGGGTGACCGTGCGCGCGCCCGCCAAGATCAACCTCCACCTCGGCGTCGGCGGCCCACGCGCCGACGGCTTCCACCCGCTGGCGACGATCTACCAGGCCGTCGGCCTGTACGACGACGTGACGGTCGCCGACGCGCCCGACTGGTCGGTCGGGCTGACCGCCCCCATCGACGGGGTCCCGCTCGACGACGACAACATCGCGATCAGGGCCGGTCGCGCGCTCGTCGCCCACCACGGCCTCGACCTGGCGGCGCGGATCACGATCGCCAAGGGCATCCCGGTGATGGGCGGCATGGCCGGCGGGTCGGCCGACGCCGCAGCGACCCTGCTCGCGCTCGACCGCCTGTGGGACCTGCAGACCAGCGACGAGGACCTGTTGCGGATCGCCGGCGAGCTCGGCAGCGACGTGCCCTTCGCCCTGCTCGGCGGCACCGCGCTCGGGACCGGGCGCGGCGAGGTGGTGACGCCGATCCCCGACCGGAGCTCGGTGTGGTGGGTCGTCGTCCTCTCCGACGAGGGCCTGTCGACGCCGGCCGTCTACCGGCACTTCGACGTGCTCGCGCCCGACGCCGTTGCGGACCCCCCGGTGCCCCAGGCGCTCGTCGACGCGCTCGCCGAGGGCTACACCGACGAGGTCGGTGCCCTGCTCCACAACGACCTGTGGCCCGCGGCGCGCGACCTGCGCCCCGACCTCGTCGACGTCGAGGCCCAGCTGAGGATCCTCGGACCCGACGGCGTCCTGCTGTCCGGCTCGGGCCCGACCCTGTTGATGTTGTACGAGGACGTCGAGGAGGCGCGGAGCGCAGTGGCGGACCTGACCGAGCGCGGCTTCCGGTGCACGATCGCGCCGGGCCCGGTCGCCGGAGCCCACGTGGTGACCTATGCCTGATCCCGGCCAAGGCCGGAGCCTGCTCAACCTGGAGCGGGTCTCGAAGGCCTACGGCGTCCGTCCCCTGCTCTCCGACGTCTCCCTCGGCGTCGCCGCCGGCGAGCGGATCGGCATCGTCGGACGCAACGGCGACGGCAAGACGACCCTGCTGCGGATCATGACCGGAGCCGAGGAGCCGGACGAGGGCCGGGTCTCGCGCCAGCGCGGGCTCCTCGTCGGCGTACTCGCCCAGCACGACGACTTCGATGACTCCCACACCGTGCGCGAGGTGGTGCTGCAGGGCAAGGCCGACCACGAGTGGGCCGCCGACGCCCGCCTGCGCGAGATCGTCGACGTCCTGCTCGCCGGTGTCGACCTCGACCGCGCGGTCGCGGGCCTGTCCGGTGGGGAGCGCCGGCGATGTTCCCTGGCGGGCCTGCTGCTGGGGGAGCACGACCTGGTGATCCTCGACGAGCCGACCAACCACCTCGACGTCGAGGCGGTCGCGTGGCTCGCCGCCCACCTCGCCGCCCGTCCGTCCGCCCTCGTCGTGGTCACCCACGACCGCTGGTTCCTCGACGCGGTCTGCCAGCAGACCTGGGAGGTCCACGACGGCGTCGTCGACAGCTACGAGGGCGGGTACGCCGCCTTCGTGCTCGCCAAGGCCGAGCGCCAGCGCCAGGCCGCGGCCTCGGAGGTACGCCGGCAGAACCTCGTCCGCAAGGAGCTCGCCTGGCTGCGCCGCGGCGCACCCGCCCGGACCTCGAAGCCGAAGTTCCGCATCGACGCCGCCAACGCACTGATCGAGGACGTCCCGCCGCCGCGCGACCGGCTCGAGCTCCAGCGCTTCGCCGCGCAGCGGCTCGGCAAGGACGTGATCGACGTCGAGGACGTCGACTTCTCGCGTGGCACCCGCCAGCTGCTGAGCCACGCGACCTGGCGCCTCGGGCCCGGCGACCGCGTCGGTCTGGTCGGCGTCAACGGCGCCGGCAAGACCTCGGTCCTGTCCCTGCTCGCCGGCGAGGCCGCTCCCCAGGTCGGGCGGGTCAAGCACGGCCGCACCGTCGCCCTGCAGCACCTCTCGCAGGCCGTCGAGTTCGACGACCCGGAGGCCCGCGTCCTCGCCACCGTGGAGGGAATCCGCCGGGTCACCCGTACGGCGGACGGCGAGATCTCCGCGACGTCGATGCTCGAGCGCTTCGGGTTCACCGGCGACAAGCTCACCGCGCGGGTCGGCGACCTCTCCGGCGGCGAGCGACGCCGGTTCCAGCTGCTGCGACTGCTGCTCACCGAGCCGAACGTGCTGCTCCTCGACGAGCCCACCAACGACCTCGACATCGAGACCCTCAACGTGCTCGAGGACTTCCTCGACGGCTGGCCGGGCACCCTCGTCGTGGTCTCGCACGACCGCTACTTCCTCGAGCGCGTCACCGACTCGGTCTGGGCGCTGCTCGGCGACGGCCAGATCTCGATGCTGCCGCGCGGCGTGGACGAGTACCTCGAGCGCCGGGCCCAGGCCATGCACCTCGAGGTCGCCCCGCCGCCCGCGGCACCTGCTGGTCCCGTCATTGATCGGGTAGCCGGCGAGGAACCAGCCGGCGGATCGAGATCGACGGCCAAGCCCGGCTCCGCCGAGGAGCGGGCCGCGAAGAAGACGGTCGCCCGCCTCGACAAGGTGCTCGCCCGGCTCGCCGAGCGCGAGGCGGAGCTCACCGCGGAGCTGGCGGCCCACGCGTCCGACCCCGGGAAGCTCACGGAGATCTCCCAGGCGCTCGGGGAGCTGCACGAGGAGAAGGAAGCCGCCGAGCTCGAGTGGCTGGAAGCCGCGGAGCTGCTGGAGTAGCCCGAGCGCGCGACCGTCAGTCCGCGAACGGCACGAGCAGGCGCCGCAACAGGTCGGCGAGCTCGGTCTGGTCCTTCTCGGACAGCCCGGTGAGCAGGTCCCGCTCGGCGTCGAGGAGCGCCGCGAAGGCGCCGTCGACGGCCTCCTTGCCCTCGGGGGTGAGGCGCACCAGCACGCCGCGCCGGTCCGAGGGGTCGGGGTGGCGCTCGACCAGGCCGCGGGTGGCCAGCCGGTCGACCCGGTTGGTCATGGTCCCGCTCGTCACCAGCGTCTCGCGCAGCAGCCGCCCGGGGGAGAGCTCGTAGGGCCGCCCTGCCCGCCGCAGCGCGGCGAGCACGTCGAACTCCCACGACTCGATGTCGTGCGCCGTGAACGCCTGGCGCCGCGCGCGGTCGACGTGGTGCGCGAGGCGCGAGATCCGGCTGAACACGGCGACCGGACCGAGGTCGAGGTCGTCACGCTCGCGCGCCCACGCCTCCACCAGGTCGTCCACCTCGTCCCGCATGGCAGCACCCTATCCGATGCGTCGAGAATCTTGATGTCAAGATACTGAGGGCATAGGGTCGGGCCGTGGACCAGCGCACCACCGCCCTCGACCGGATCACCCTGACCAGCCTCGTGTGGGGCGAGGTCGACGACACGGCACGCCCGCTCGCCGTCCTCCTGCACGGCTTCCCCGACACCGCCCACACCTGGCGCCACCTCGGCCCGGAGCTCGCCGCGACGGGCTACCGCGTCGTCGCGCCGTTCACCCGCGGCTACGCCCCGAGCGGGATCCCGGCGGACGGCAGCTACCACGTGCCGGCGCTGATGGACGACGCCCTCGCCCTCCACCGCGCGTACGACGGCGACGACCGCGCGCTGCTCGTCGGGCACGACTGGGGCGCGATCACGGCCAACGGCATCGCGGCGTCCGATGCCAACCCGTTCGCCGACGTCGTCTCGCTCGCGGTCCCGCCGTTCTCCGCGATGAACCCGCGCAGCGACGACCTGACCCGCTGGCTGCGGATCCTGCCGCGGCAGGCTGGCATGAGCTGGTACACCCTCTTCAACCAGCTGCCCGGCCTCCCCGAGCGCACCTTCGAGCGGCTCGTCGCCCACCTGTGGCGGCGCTGGTCGCCCGGCTTCGACGCCACCGAGGACCTCGCCCACCTCGCGGCCGCGCTGCCCGACGACGCCCACCGCTCCGCGGCGATCGGCTACTACCGCGCCCAGCCGCGCACCTGGCGGCTGCCGGCGCGCTACCAGCCGCTGGCCCGCGACTGGACCGGCGCGCCAAAGGTGCCGCTGCTCTTCCTGCAGGGCGCCGACGACGGCTGCCTCGACGCGCGCTGGGCAGCCCGGATCGGGGACCGGCTGCCCGCCGGCAGCCGGGTCGCCGTCGTGGAGGACGCGGGGCACTTCCTCCAGCTCGAGCGGCCCGACGTGGTCAACGCCCGGATCCTCGAGTACCTCCACGAGCGAGCGGCGGCCCGCTCGTGACCAGCACCTGGGACCCGGGTCGCTATCTCGCGTTCGCCGGCGAACGTGGACGCCCCTTCGTCGACCTGGTCGCGCGCATCGACGCCACCGACCCGCGGGTCGTCGTCGATCTCGGCTGTGGTCCTGGCAACCTCACCTCCCTCCTGGCCGATCGCTGGCCTGCTGCCGCGGTCACCGGTGTCGACTCCAGTGCCGACATGGTGCGCGCCGCCTCCGACAGTCCGGCCGCGGAGCGCGTGGTCTTCCACAGGCAGGACCTGCGGGACTGGCTGCGCGAGGCCGAGCCGGGCCAGGTCGACGTCCTGGTCTCGAACGCGACCCTCCAGTGGCTGCCCGAGCACCTCGACCTCCTGCCCGCCCTGGCCGAGGCCGTCGCACCCGGTGGCTGGCTCGCCTTCCAGGTGCCCGGCAACCACCTCGCTCCCAGCCACACCCTCCTCGCGGAGCTGGCCGCCGAGCCGCCGTACGACGTCCACACGGCCGGCGCCGCCCGGGTCGGCGCACACGACGCCGTGACCTACCTTCGCGCGCTCCAGGCGCTGGGCTGCGAGGTCGATGCGTGGGAGACGACCTACCTCCATGTGCTGCACGGGGAGGACCCGGTCTTCACCTGGGTCTCCGGCACCGGCGCCCGGCCGATCCTGCACGCCCTGCCCGAGGACCTCCGCGGTCGCTTCGAGGAGGAGTACAAGGCGCGGCTCCGGGCGGCGTACCCGGACGACGGCCACGGCGTGGTGCTGCCCTTCCGGCGGATCTTCGTCGTCGCGCGCGTGCCGTAGAACACCTTGCCCGGCTTTGTTACTCGCGAGTAATCTCGACCCATGACTCAGGTGCACAACCTCTGGAAGACGACCACCGGCCTCCCCGTCGTCGGCGGCACGATCGGCAAGCGCGTCTTCTCGATCGCCTTCGCGCAGAAGGCGCCCTACTTCGCGACCATCCACCCCCGGGTGACCGAGATGGGGCCCAACCACTGCGAGGTCGTGATCCCCAAGCGGCGCAGCGTGCAGAACCACATCGGCACGGTCCACGCGATCGCCATGTGCAACGGCCTCGAGATGGCGATGGGCGGCCTCGCCGAGTCGACGATCCCCAGCAGCAAGCGGTGGATCCCCAAGGGCATGAGCATCTCCTACACGGCCAAGGCGACCGGTGACGTCACCTGCATCGCCGAGACCGACCAAGAGCAGTGGGACACCGCCGAGGGCGACCTGCCCGTGCGGGTCCGCGGCGAGCTCGCCGACGGCACCGTCGTCATCGAGGGCACGATCACGCTCTGGGTGACCTCGAAGAAGAAGTAGGCGACTCGGCCGGGGCCGCGCCGGTCAGACAGGCCCGCCCCGGTCGTTGTCGATCCCTGCCGCGACGGAGACGACGTCGATCTTCTTCTCGCCGACGAAGCGCCTCTGGATCCAGGTCGCGAGCAGGGTCAGCAGCAGGTTGAGCCCGACATAGAGAACCGCCAGCACGATGGCCGTCGGCACCTGGTTGTGGAACTCCTTGTAGATCGACTGGCCGACCCTGGTCAGGCCGGGCGCGGCGACGGCGTAGCCGAGGCTGGTGTCCTTCAGGGCGACGACCATCTGGCTGATGATGGCCGGAAGCATGACCTTCACGGCCTGCGGCAACAGGATGATGGTCATGACCTGGGTCTTGCGCATGCCGATCGCGTACGCCGCCTCCGCCTGCCCCTTCGGCACGGCGTTGACGCCGGCGCGGACCACCTCCGCGAGCACGGCGCCGTTGTAGCAGGTGAGTGCGATGACCACCGTGAAGAACCCCGAGCGCTGGTCGATCCACAGGAAGCTGCCCTGTACCGAGATGAACCACATGTAGAAGACGAAGAACATCATCAGCAGCACGGGCATGGCGCGGAAGAACTCGACGACGACCCATGCCGGCCAGCGGATGAAGGCGTGGTCGGACATCTTGGCGACGCCGAACAGGAAGCCGAAGACGACGGCGCCGATGATCGCGAACACCGCCATGGTCACCGTGTCGACCAAGCCGTCGAGGATGAGGGCGCTGAGGTAGTCCGGCGTCACGAAGGGCTCCCAGAGCCCGTACTCGAACTGGCCGTCGTTGTTGAGCTTCACGACCGCGTAGACGACGGCGGCGATGATGCCCGCCGATGCGATCGCGGTGTACATCCGGTGCCGCATCCGGGTGGCGGGACCGGGGGCGTCGAAGAGGACACTCGCGGCCATCAGGCGATCCTCCAGCGTCGTTCGAAGGTCAGCGAGATCATCGACACGATCTCGACCAGCACGATGTAGCCGATGGCGAAGGCGAGGAAGATCCCGATCCGCTGGCTGCTGTAGTCGTTGGTCAGGCCGCGCATGGTCGCGGTGGCCTCGGCGAGGAAGAAGATCGCGGCGACCGAGGTGTTCTTGAGCATCGCGATGAGTGCACTCGCGACGGGTGGCACGGACGCGCGGATCGCCTGGGGGAGCACGACCTGGGTCATCACGCCGCTGAACGGCAGGCCGATGGCCCGCGCGGCCTCGGCCTGGCCCATCGGCACCGCGTTGACCCCGGAGCGCAGGCCCTCGCAGACGAAGCACGCGGTGTACAGGCTCAGCGCGACGAACGCCGTGGCGAACGCCGAGGTGAAGTCGTAGCTGCCGATGTGCACCTGCACCCACCTGAAGTTGATGCCGATGATCGGCGCCGCGAAGTGGAAGAAGATGAAGATCAGGACCAGCGGGGTGTTGCGCACGACCGACACGTAGACCGCGGCCAGCGAACGCAGCACGGCGATCGGGCCCACGCGCATCGCGACGAGCAGGGTGCCCAGAACCAGGGAAGCAACGGCGCACACGAGGAACAGGGCCAGCGTGTATCCGAATCCCTTGAAGAACTCGTCGAGGTTGTCGAGCACTGCGCTCAACGGGATCCCCTCTCCGTCCGGGGAGCTGGGGCCCGTCCTGCGACGGGCCCCAGCTCCGGAGTCATGCGTGGGTCACTTGCAGGGCTGCAGCGTGGGCGGCTCGGGCGTCTCGACGCCCGATGGCCCGAGCGTCAGCTCGAACGCCTCGGCCCACGACCCGTCCTCGAACGCCGCCTTGAGGACACCGTCGATCCACTCACACATCTCGGGGTGGTCCTTGCCGTAGCCGACGCCGATGTTCTCGGTGGAGAACTGGTCGCCGACGACCTTGAGCTGACCCTCGTTCTGGGCGGCGAGCCCGGCGAGGATCGTGCCGTCGGTCGACATGGCCTCGTAGGTGCCGTCGAGGACCTTCTCCGCGCACTCGGAGTACGAGTCGGCGCCGACGCCCTTGGCGCCCTTGGCCTTGACGTTCTCGAGCGAGGTCGATCCGGTGACGGAGCAGACCTCCTTGCCCTTGAGGTCGTCGATGCCGGTGACGTCGCTGTCCTCCTTCACCAGGACCTGCTGGCCGGTGACCATGTAGGGGCCTGCCTGGCCGACGACCTTCTGCCGATCGTCGGTGATCGAGTACGACGCCAGGACGATGTCGACCTTGCCCGACTCCAGGTAGGGCTCGCGGTTGTCGGAGATCGTCTCCTCCCAGTTGACCTTGTCGCTGGCAGGGTCGATGCAGAGGTCGGCGATCAGCAGCTTGGCGATCTCGATGTCGAAGCCCTTCGGCACGTCGTCCGTCGCGCCCTGGAAGCCGACGCCCGGCTGGTCGGTCTTGTGGCCGACGTTGATCGTGCCGGCC
Above is a genomic segment from Nocardioides aromaticivorans containing:
- a CDS encoding transglycosylase family protein, which produces MALVATIVGVLLAVSTVTYGYTSLSTEVTLAVDGKERTVSTFGDTVQDVLDAEGIELASRDVVQPSVDEEIESGDRISVRYSRPIELTVDGTTSTHWVTATDVEGALAQIGVVYADSRLSTSRGADIDRGGAEIEVITPKKLVLELAGKKAVTRTVPALTVEDALAEVGVELDEFDKVRPARTAKVEDGDRIVFTDIAQRKRRVEDEVVPAPVKEVEDDSMYEGERKVVTEGVDGVRDVTYRVIVRNGDVVKRIVLTQDVTRAPRAEVVHVGTKSVAANFAGGNTVWDRLAQCESGGNWAINTGNGYYGGLQFNVGTWRAYGGTGYPHQASRETQIAIATKVRDASGGYGAWPGCAASLGLPR
- a CDS encoding methyltransferase domain-containing protein encodes the protein MTSTWDPGRYLAFAGERGRPFVDLVARIDATDPRVVVDLGCGPGNLTSLLADRWPAAAVTGVDSSADMVRAASDSPAAERVVFHRQDLRDWLREAEPGQVDVLVSNATLQWLPEHLDLLPALAEAVAPGGWLAFQVPGNHLAPSHTLLAELAAEPPYDVHTAGAARVGAHDAVTYLRALQALGCEVDAWETTYLHVLHGEDPVFTWVSGTGARPILHALPEDLRGRFEEEYKARLRAAYPDDGHGVVLPFRRIFVVARVP
- a CDS encoding 4-(cytidine 5'-diphospho)-2-C-methyl-D-erythritol kinase, coding for MVEPTHRVTVRAPAKINLHLGVGGPRADGFHPLATIYQAVGLYDDVTVADAPDWSVGLTAPIDGVPLDDDNIAIRAGRALVAHHGLDLAARITIAKGIPVMGGMAGGSADAAATLLALDRLWDLQTSDEDLLRIAGELGSDVPFALLGGTALGTGRGEVVTPIPDRSSVWWVVVLSDEGLSTPAVYRHFDVLAPDAVADPPVPQALVDALAEGYTDEVGALLHNDLWPAARDLRPDLVDVEAQLRILGPDGVLLSGSGPTLLMLYEDVEEARSAVADLTERGFRCTIAPGPVAGAHVVTYA
- a CDS encoding TatD family hydrolase encodes the protein MSDERPPAPEPLPHPVVDNHCHLDIGRGEPARDAGEAIAAAAAVGVPRIVQIGCDLPGARWAVAAAAEHTALVAGVALHPNEAPRILAGGGRAALEAAWDEIEQLAGAHDKVRAVGETGLDAFRTGEDGRAVQVESFARHIDIAKRLGKTLVIHDRDTHDEVLEVLDAEGVPERWVMHCFSGDADFARACLDRGAHLSFAGTVTFKNAEPLREALRIAPQDRLLVETDAPYLTPAPYRGRTNASYLVPVTMRLMAAERGEDLGELCAAVDANTERAFSGGW
- a CDS encoding alpha/beta fold hydrolase produces the protein MDQRTTALDRITLTSLVWGEVDDTARPLAVLLHGFPDTAHTWRHLGPELAATGYRVVAPFTRGYAPSGIPADGSYHVPALMDDALALHRAYDGDDRALLVGHDWGAITANGIAASDANPFADVVSLAVPPFSAMNPRSDDLTRWLRILPRQAGMSWYTLFNQLPGLPERTFERLVAHLWRRWSPGFDATEDLAHLAAALPDDAHRSAAIGYYRAQPRTWRLPARYQPLARDWTGAPKVPLLFLQGADDGCLDARWAARIGDRLPAGSRVAVVEDAGHFLQLERPDVVNARILEYLHERAAARS
- a CDS encoding ABC-F family ATP-binding cassette domain-containing protein, which encodes MPDPGQGRSLLNLERVSKAYGVRPLLSDVSLGVAAGERIGIVGRNGDGKTTLLRIMTGAEEPDEGRVSRQRGLLVGVLAQHDDFDDSHTVREVVLQGKADHEWAADARLREIVDVLLAGVDLDRAVAGLSGGERRRCSLAGLLLGEHDLVILDEPTNHLDVEAVAWLAAHLAARPSALVVVTHDRWFLDAVCQQTWEVHDGVVDSYEGGYAAFVLAKAERQRQAAASEVRRQNLVRKELAWLRRGAPARTSKPKFRIDAANALIEDVPPPRDRLELQRFAAQRLGKDVIDVEDVDFSRGTRQLLSHATWRLGPGDRVGLVGVNGAGKTSVLSLLAGEAAPQVGRVKHGRTVALQHLSQAVEFDDPEARVLATVEGIRRVTRTADGEISATSMLERFGFTGDKLTARVGDLSGGERRRFQLLRLLLTEPNVLLLDEPTNDLDIETLNVLEDFLDGWPGTLVVVSHDRYFLERVTDSVWALLGDGQISMLPRGVDEYLERRAQAMHLEVAPPPAAPAGPVIDRVAGEEPAGGSRSTAKPGSAEERAAKKTVARLDKVLARLAEREAELTAELAAHASDPGKLTEISQALGELHEEKEAAELEWLEAAELLE
- the rsmA gene encoding 16S rRNA (adenine(1518)-N(6)/adenine(1519)-N(6))-dimethyltransferase RsmA encodes the protein MTETSAPRLLGPAEVRELAARLDLRPTKQRGQNFVIDANTVRRIVRESGVVDGEVVVEVGPGLGSLTLALLEVGATVTAIEVDPLLAAELPSTIAAFAPAQADRFQVVLADALTVDVVPGPAPQALVANLPYNVSVPVLLHLMALLPSLEHGLVMVQAEVADRLAAPPGSKTYGVPSAKAAWFADVRRAGAIGRNVFWPAPNVDSGLVAWTHHAPPTDEVTREQVFAVIDASFAQRRKALRGALRNLAGGSGPAEAALLAAGIDPLTRGEALGIDEFVALTIALQEHAVVPGGADE
- a CDS encoding alpha/beta fold hydrolase; protein product: MTDKPDTISGTGRITTVRRDSLTFDVYDDGPADGEVVVLLHGFPERASSWRLVAPQLHDAGYRTLAIDQRGYSRGARPKRRRDYRIEELVADVMALVDAAVGPEGRVHVVGHDWGAVVAWGVAQQHPDRVATLTAVSVPHPMSFVTAMARSGQVLKSWYMLAFQVPMIPELVVGRLGKASDRQLAASGMTREDLDRVQREIVDDGALPGALGWYRALPLNKPRDMRLKVSVPTTLVWSDGDIAVGRWSAENNHRWVEGPYRLVELKGVSHWIPTQAPDELAEAILDRLGSASTRS
- a CDS encoding MarR family winged helix-turn-helix transcriptional regulator, which produces MRDEVDDLVEAWARERDDLDLGPVAVFSRISRLAHHVDRARRQAFTAHDIESWEFDVLAALRRAGRPYELSPGRLLRETLVTSGTMTNRVDRLATRGLVERHPDPSDRRGVLVRLTPEGKEAVDGAFAALLDAERDLLTGLSEKDQTELADLLRRLLVPFAD
- a CDS encoding hotdog fold domain-containing protein; the protein is MTQVHNLWKTTTGLPVVGGTIGKRVFSIAFAQKAPYFATIHPRVTEMGPNHCEVVIPKRRSVQNHIGTVHAIAMCNGLEMAMGGLAESTIPSSKRWIPKGMSISYTAKATGDVTCIAETDQEQWDTAEGDLPVRVRGELADGTVVIEGTITLWVTSKKK